The Thermomonospora amylolytica sequence CTTGTCTTGGTCGTCGGCGGCCTCCCACCCGGCTCCCGCGACCTGCCCGCGGCCCGCGCCCGGGTGGCCGAGTCCCTCGACCTGCTGGTCCCGTACGCCGTCGAACGGAACGTACGGCTGGCCCTGGAGCCGATGCACCCGCTCTACACCGCCGACCGGGGCGTGCTGGCCACCCTCGGCGAGGCCCTGGACCTGGCCGAACGCTTCCCCTCCAGTGCGGTGGGCGTGGTGGTCGACTCCTTCCACACCTGGTGGGACCCGCAACTGCCCGCCCAGCTCACCCGGGCGGGGGAACGGATCGCCGGTGTCCAGTTGGCCGACTGGATCACCCCGCTGCCCCCCGACGCCCTGCTGTCCCGCGGCATGCTCGGCGACGGCCACATCGACCTGCGCGGCTTCGTCCGCCTCACCGACGCCGCCGGCTACACCGGCGACATCGAGGTCGAGATCTTCAACGCCGACGTGTGGGCCGCCGACGGCGCCCAGACCCTCGCCACGGTGTGCCGCCGCTGGACCGAACACGTCATCTGACCCGCCCTTCACACCGGTGATGCCGCCGCCGGCTCCACGGGTCCCACGGGCGGGGGTCGTCGTCGGGGGCCAGGTGATGAACTCGCCTTCGTGGAGACGGACGTCGGTGACGGTGACCGCGCCGATCCTTCTCGCGGGGCGAGCCGGTCGGTGGGACGGGTGGAAAGGGCTCAGGGCCGTCAGACCGGTCGGTCTGACGGCCCTGTTCGGCCGGTTCATGGTCAGGACTTGTTGAAGGTGCTCTTGGCCCAGAGGTAGGAGACGGCGGCGATGCCGGCGCACCAGGCGGTGGCGATGGCGGCGCTGTTGCCGATCGGGGTGCCGAGGAGGAGGCCGCGGACGGTTTCCATGATCGGGGTGAAGGGCTGGTATTCGGCGAACCAGCGGATGGCGGTGGGCATGGAGTCGGTGGGGACGAAGCCGCTGCCGAGGAAGGGCAGCAGGATCAGGGGCATCGGGGCGTTGCTGGCGGCCTCGGGGGTCGGGGACTTCAGGCCGAGGGCGACCGACAGCCAGGTGATGGCCACGACGAACAGGGTGAGCAGTCCGGCGGCGGCCAGCCATTCGGTGGCGGTGGCATTGGGGCGGAAGCCGATCGCCAGGGCGACGCCGATGAGGACGGCCATGCCGAGGAACTGCTGGATGACGGCGCCGACGACGTGGCCGGTGAGGACCGAGGGCCGCCAGATCCGCATGGTGCGGAAGCGGGCGATGATGCCTTCGGTCATGTCGGTGGCGACCATGACGGCGGTTCCGGTCGCGGCGGTGGCGGCCGCCATGAGCAGGATGCCGGGGACGACGTAGTCGACGTAGACGTCGCGGCCGCCGCCGAGGCCGGCGCCGAGGGTGCCGCCGAAGACGTAGACGAACAGCAGCAGGAGGATGACGGGCGTGACGACCAGCTGCACGGTCATGGACGGGTAGCGGAGCAGGCGCTTGAGCTGGCGCCGGACCATGGTGGAGGAGTCGCGCACGGCGAGGGTGAGGGTGCTCATCGGGTGGCCTCCTTCTGCCGGCCGGTCAGGGTGAGGAAGACGTCGTCGAGGTCGGGGGTGTGGACGCTCATCTCGGCGACGTCGATCGAGCGTTCGTCCAGCAGGGCGAGCAGTTCACGGATCGCGCGGACGCCGCCGTCGCTCGGCACCTGCAGGGTGAGCGCCTCGGGGTCGGCGACTCCGGCCCCGACGAGCTGACGGGCCGCGTCGAGCAGGTGCGGGTCGGCGAAGGTGAGCTCGATGTGGCCGCCGGGGATGAGCCGCTTGAGCTCTTCGGCGGTGCCTTCGGCGATCAGCCGTCCGTGGTCGAGGAGGACGATCCGGTCGGCGAGCTCGTCGGCCTCCTCCAGGTACTGGGTGGTGAGGAAGATGGTGACGCCGCCGGCGACGAGTTCGCGCACGATCTGCCACATGGCGCGGCGGCTGCGCGGGTCCAGGCCGGTGGTGGGCTCGTCCAGGAAGATCAGGCGGGGGTCGCCGACCAGGGTCATCGCCAGGTCGAGCCGGCGCTGCATGCCGCCGGAGTAGGTTCCGGCCGGCTTGCGCGCCGCGTCGACCAGGTCGAAGCGGTCGAGCAGTTCGGCGGCCCTGCGCCTGCCGTCCCGGCGGGACAGGTGCTTGAGGTCGGCCATGAGGAGCAGGTTCTCCTCGCCGGTGAGCAGCTTGTCGACGGCCGAGTACTGGCCGGTGACGCCGATCGCGCCGCGCACGTCGTCCGGCCTGCGGGCCAGGTCATGGCCGGCGACCCGGACGGTGCCGCCGTCGGCCGGGATCAGGGTGGACAGGATCTGGACGGTGGTGGTCTTGCCGGCGCCGTTCGGGCCGAGCAGGGAGAAGATCGTCCCTTCGGGGACGGCCAGGTCGACGCCGTCGAGCACGACCTTGTCGCCGTAGGACTTGCGCAGCCCGTTCGCCGCGATGGCCAGGTTCGTCATGATGCTGCTCCTTGGGAGGCCGCGGGGTCGGAGGCCGCGGGTCAGAGGCTGCGGGCGACGATGTCGCCGTAGGCGGTGGTCGCGTGGATGTCGAGGTCGGCGGCGCCGTCGTTCTTGAGGGCGTTGGTGACGCGGCCGTGACCGGTGCCCGCGTCCAGGGCGGCCGAGACGCCGGGGGCGGCGCCGACCGACACATCGCCGGCCTCGGTGCGCAGCACGACCGTGCCGCCTGCGGCCTCGGCGATGCGGATGTCGCCCTTGCCGGTGCTGATCTCCGCGGCCCCGGTGAGCCGGCCGACCGTGACGTCACCGGCCACGGCGGTGATGCGGGCGCCGGCGGCCTCGTCGACCTTGACCTGGCCGTGCGCGCCCTCGAAGGTCACCTCGCCCAGCCGTCCGACGGCCCGGAACTCGGCGGAGGAGGCCCTGGCCTCGACCCGGGAACCGGCGGGCAGCCGGACCGTCACCTCGACGGATCCGGAGGGGCCGAAGTACTGGTTCTTCACCGGCACCTCGATCCGCAGGACGCCGTCGCCGTACTCGACCTTCGTCTGCTCCGCGGCCTTCACGTCGCGGCCCTTCGAGGCGTCCGCGGGGCGGACCTCGACCGCGGTGTCGGCCCGGTCGGCGGCGATGAACTGCACCCGCCCCGCGGGGATGTCCAGGACGGCGGAGATCGGGGCGGGGGTGTCGAACTTCTGCATCGTGCGCTCCTTGCTCGTTGTTTCCGACGTTGGAAACGCTACGTTGCGTTCAAGAAGCTGGCAACAACCTCGTTGCACACGATCAATATTTACGCAGGTAGAAGCATGAAAATCATTGCAATGGGCTTGAGCTTAACGCAACGATGGTGGCACCGTTCGTTGCAATGAATTGGAAGTGAACGCTACACTGGAGGCATCGAGGAGCACCGAGGAGGTCGCGATGCCGGGAGGCAGGCTCACCCTGCAGGAACGCCAGCAGATCGCGCTGGGGCTGGCCGACGGCCTGGCCTACGCGGAGATCGCCCGCCGCCTGGACCGTCCGACCTCGACGATCACACGTGAGGTGATGCGCAACGGCGGCCCCACCGGCTACCGCGCCGACCTGGCCCACCACGCCACCGAACGCCGCGCCCACCGGCGCCGGTCCGCCTCGTCCCGAGGGGCGGAGTCGGTCCCCCAGCCGCACGGACGCGACCCCGAGGCCGTGCGCGAGTTCGCGGAGGTGCTCACCACCGTCTTCATGGCCTCGGGCATGCCCAGGATGACGGCCCGGGTGCTGGCCTGCCTCTACACCACCGACTCCGGCAGCCTCACCGCGTCCGAACTCGTCCAGCGCCTCCAGGTCAGCCCGGCGTCCATCTCCAAGGCGATCACGTTCCTGGAGGATCAGGGCCTCGTCCGCCGGGAACGCGACGAACGCCGCCGCGAGCGCTACGTCGTCGACGACGACGTCTGGTACCAGTCGATGATCGCCAGCGCCCGCTCCCTCGCCCAGGTCGTCGAGACCGCACGGCAGGGCGTCGGCATCCTCGGCCCCCACACTCCCGCCGGCGCCCGCCTCGAGGGCGCCGCCCGCTTCCTCGACTTCGTCAGCGAGAGCACCGCCCGCGCCGCCGAACAGGCCCGCGAGGTCCTCCACATCAAACCCGGAACGACCCCGGACGGCACCGCCAGGCCAAGCTCGGACCGCGGATAGACAGCCGCCTAAGCCCGGACCCGGGGAAGGTGCGACCAGCGGAAAAGGAGAGCGTCCGCGCAGGTCACGGCCCCACAGAACGGCGACCTGCGGAATCGCCTCGCCGCTCCGGCCTCACGCAGCAGGCCATTGATGCGAACTGCACACCGCCACCGACATCACGCGGAGCCGCTTCGGGGGCTTATCGCGCGTCCCCCGAGTCCCTATGCGTTCACGCGGCCGCCGCGGCAGGCGGTATCAATGGGTGGGTGAGCGAAGGCGGCGGGATCCGGGTGGCGCTGCTGGGGCCGGTTCGGGCCTACGCCGGCGGATCGCCGATCGGCATTTCCGGTGCCCGGGTCCGTCTCCTGCTGGCCAGGCTGGCGCTGGCTCGCGGTCGGCCGGTGCCGTCCGAAGTGCTCATCGACGAGCTGTGGGAGGCGGATCCGCTCGCCGACGCGACCAATGCCCTGCAGGCGCTGGTGTCACGGTTGCGCAAGGCCGTGGGCACTGCGGCGGTGGAGCTGACGGGCGGGGGCTACCGGCTCAGGGCGGATGTGGACGCACCGCGGTTCGAGGAGCTGGCCGCGCGGGGCCGACGGGAACTGGCCGCGGACCGGCCTGCCGCCGCCGTCGCCAGCCTTGACGCGGCGCTGGGCTTGTGGACCGGCGTGGCACTGAGCGACCTTCCGGACGTCTCCTTCGTCCGTACGGCCGCCGCGCGGCTGGAGGAGCTGCGGCTGGGGGCCGTTGAGGACCGCTTCGAGGCGGCGTTGCGGCTGGGGCGTCACGGCGAGGTGCTGGCCGACCTGGAGGCCGCGGCCAGGGCGCACCCGCTGCGTGAGCGGCTGGCCGTGCTGCGGATGCGCGCGCTTCATGCGGCGGGGCGGCAGTCGGCGGCGCTCGCCGCGTACGAGGAGATCCGCAGCGCACTCGCCGAGCAGCTCGGCGTCGACCCCGGGGCCGAACTGCGGCAGGTCCACCTCGCCCTGCTGCGCGGCGAGCTCGATCCGCCGGTGACGCGCCCAAAGCTCATACCCGGACGGCTGCCCGCGCAGCTCACCGGCTTCACCGGACGGGACGCGGAGCTGAGGCTGCTCGCCGGACAGCTCGCGACCGCCCGGCTGGTCACGATCGTCGGGCCGGGCGGCGTGGGGAAGACCCGGCTGGCCATCGAGGCGGCGGCCCGGCACCCGGCCCACGAACAGGGCCGGGTGTGGTTCGTACCGCTGGCCGGAGTGGGCGCGCCTGCCGAGAACGCCCCGCCGGACCGGGAAAGCGCACCGAACCGGGTGAGCACGGCGAACCGAACGGACCTGGCAGCCCCGGCCAGGCCAGCGGATTTGGCTGGAACGGCGGACCTGGCCAGGACGGCAGACCTGACTGGGGCGGCCGACCTGACCGGGACGGCAGATCCGACCAGGGCGGCGGACCCGGCCAGGACGACGGATCTGGCTGGGGCGGCAGATCTGGCCGGGGCGGCGGGCGAGGTCGCCGGGGTGGTGCTGGGGGTGCTCAGTGCCGCCCAGGTGCGTTTGACCGGAGGCCGGCAGGGGGTGATCGATCAGCTGGTGGAGCTGATCGGGCCCGAGGCGGCGGTGCTGGTGCTGGACAACTGCGAGCACCTGGTGGCCGCCGCCGCACAGTTCGCCGGCCTGCTTCTGGAACGGCTGCCGCGGCTGACGATCCTGGCCACCGGCCGGGAACCGCTGGCGATCACTGGTGAGGCACTGTGCCGGCTCGGTCCGCTGGAACTGCCGACGGGGGTCGCCACGGCGGGCGACTCCGCGGCGGTGCGGCTGTTCGTCGACCGGGCTCGGGCCGTACGGCCCGGCTTCGCACTGGATGAGTCGACGGCGGGACCGGTCGTCGACATCTGCCGGCGGCTGGACGGCCTGCCGCTGGCCCTGGAGCTGGCCGCCGCCCGGCTGCGCTCGATGACCGTCGAGCAGATCGCGCACCGCCTCGATGACCGGTTCCGGCTGCTCACCTCGGGCAGCAGGACGGCGCTGCCGCGGCACCGGACGCTGCTGGCGGTGGTCGAGTGGAGCTGGGAGCTGCTGACCGAGCAGGAGCGGGTGCTGGCCGCACGGCTGTCGATCTTCCCCGGCGGGGCGACGGCGGCCGCCCTGGAGGCCGTCTGCGCGGACGGGACGCTGCCCGCCGACGAGGTCGTCTACGTGCTCGGCTCGCTGGTGGACAAGTCGCTGGTGCAGTGGGACGGGCGGCGGTACCGGATGCTGGAGACCATCCGCGAGTACGCGAGCGAGCGGCTGGGTGAGCGGAA is a genomic window containing:
- a CDS encoding sugar phosphate isomerase/epimerase family protein, which encodes MTDLDVPSGRPAAVPTPEPGDARLRRLSLNQKTIDRWNVAEAVAGCAAAGVPAIGLWREPVRAYGLRASAKLVAEAGLRVSSLCRGGFLTSPDPDAWRNALDDNRRAIDEAAELGAACLVLVVGGLPPGSRDLPAARARVAESLDLLVPYAVERNVRLALEPMHPLYTADRGVLATLGEALDLAERFPSSAVGVVVDSFHTWWDPQLPAQLTRAGERIAGVQLADWITPLPPDALLSRGMLGDGHIDLRGFVRLTDAAGYTGDIEVEIFNADVWAADGAQTLATVCRRWTEHVI
- a CDS encoding ABC transporter permease — encoded protein: MSTLTLAVRDSSTMVRRQLKRLLRYPSMTVQLVVTPVILLLLFVYVFGGTLGAGLGGGRDVYVDYVVPGILLMAAATAATGTAVMVATDMTEGIIARFRTMRIWRPSVLTGHVVGAVIQQFLGMAVLIGVALAIGFRPNATATEWLAAAGLLTLFVVAITWLSVALGLKSPTPEAASNAPMPLILLPFLGSGFVPTDSMPTAIRWFAEYQPFTPIMETVRGLLLGTPIGNSAAIATAWCAGIAAVSYLWAKSTFNKS
- a CDS encoding ATP-binding cassette domain-containing protein; this encodes MTNLAIAANGLRKSYGDKVVLDGVDLAVPEGTIFSLLGPNGAGKTTTVQILSTLIPADGGTVRVAGHDLARRPDDVRGAIGVTGQYSAVDKLLTGEENLLLMADLKHLSRRDGRRRAAELLDRFDLVDAARKPAGTYSGGMQRRLDLAMTLVGDPRLIFLDEPTTGLDPRSRRAMWQIVRELVAGGVTIFLTTQYLEEADELADRIVLLDHGRLIAEGTAEELKRLIPGGHIELTFADPHLLDAARQLVGAGVADPEALTLQVPSDGGVRAIRELLALLDERSIDVAEMSVHTPDLDDVFLTLTGRQKEATR
- a CDS encoding DUF4097 family beta strand repeat-containing protein, which gives rise to MQKFDTPAPISAVLDIPAGRVQFIAADRADTAVEVRPADASKGRDVKAAEQTKVEYGDGVLRIEVPVKNQYFGPSGSVEVTVRLPAGSRVEARASSAEFRAVGRLGEVTFEGAHGQVKVDEAAGARITAVAGDVTVGRLTGAAEISTGKGDIRIAEAAGGTVVLRTEAGDVSVGAAPGVSAALDAGTGHGRVTNALKNDGAADLDIHATTAYGDIVARSL
- a CDS encoding GbsR/MarR family transcriptional regulator, translated to MPGGRLTLQERQQIALGLADGLAYAEIARRLDRPTSTITREVMRNGGPTGYRADLAHHATERRAHRRRSASSRGAESVPQPHGRDPEAVREFAEVLTTVFMASGMPRMTARVLACLYTTDSGSLTASELVQRLQVSPASISKAITFLEDQGLVRRERDERRRERYVVDDDVWYQSMIASARSLAQVVETARQGVGILGPHTPAGARLEGAARFLDFVSESTARAAEQAREVLHIKPGTTPDGTARPSSDRG
- a CDS encoding BTAD domain-containing putative transcriptional regulator: MSEGGGIRVALLGPVRAYAGGSPIGISGARVRLLLARLALARGRPVPSEVLIDELWEADPLADATNALQALVSRLRKAVGTAAVELTGGGYRLRADVDAPRFEELAARGRRELAADRPAAAVASLDAALGLWTGVALSDLPDVSFVRTAAARLEELRLGAVEDRFEAALRLGRHGEVLADLEAAARAHPLRERLAVLRMRALHAAGRQSAALAAYEEIRSALAEQLGVDPGAELRQVHLALLRGELDPPVTRPKLIPGRLPAQLTGFTGRDAELRLLAGQLATARLVTIVGPGGVGKTRLAIEAAARHPAHEQGRVWFVPLAGVGAPAENAPPDRESAPNRVSTANRTDLAAPARPADLAGTADLARTADLTGAADLTGTADPTRAADPARTTDLAGAADLAGAAGEVAGVVLGVLSAAQVRLTGGRQGVIDQLVELIGPEAAVLVLDNCEHLVAAAAQFAGLLLERLPRLTILATGREPLAITGEALCRLGPLELPTGVATAGDSAAVRLFVDRARAVRPGFALDESTAGPVVDICRRLDGLPLALELAAARLRSMTVEQIAHRLDDRFRLLTSGSRTALPRHRTLLAVVEWSWELLTEQERVLAARLSIFPGGATAAALEAVCADGTLPADEVVYVLGSLVDKSLVQWDGRRYRMLETIREYASERLGERKSIADRFLRYFLASAEEHEPRVRSREQLASMRWFDAEYDNLISALRTAINDGAADAAARLTGSLLWYWQTLRSDARAEGFVAEVLGFGDALPGHTRAALTALYRMPGKDGTPADPEQVCSVIEDCIGTGALDHHPMLLIMTAPMAYFVGHRELAERLLRAAEDHPDRWAAAVAAWLRAVFRNDQGDWTGAAAEWTRALRGFEAVGERLGLAFTLGRVAQNHAVQGEHEQALAALERCVTLAAEVGWEEEISYRARLGAQRLRAGDPDGARRDLDAALRQAVERGRPHLRIEAMVGLADLHRRAGEPDRAEQMLDHLEALVRGQPGAEQTAAIHIAPVRMAIRIDTGATAAARELLPWGAGVGAALRDMAAPAAELLARLLAREGDAAGAATALGMSQVIRGTFDRGDPELRELIDDLTARLGATAYAQAFDRGAGMPRAEALGRLCSL